A portion of the Shewanella sp. SNU WT4 genome contains these proteins:
- the yjgA gene encoding ribosome biogenesis factor YjgA → MNIVGDSEHFKQPYDNDDDYISRTGVKRESEASQELGKQLVSLSKSQLAKMDLEERVLDCVLAAKSIKINTEAYRRQLQYIGKVMRTVDPEPIRFAMNNVLNKNNNEAAKQQIFEKLKDRLLSGGDSEIQVLLEQHPQLDRQKLRQLIRQSTKELTKGPESKSVKELIKYLRTEIQA, encoded by the coding sequence ATGAATATCGTTGGTGATTCCGAACATTTTAAACAACCCTATGACAATGATGATGATTATATCAGTCGCACTGGGGTCAAGCGTGAATCAGAGGCTTCGCAGGAATTAGGGAAGCAATTGGTAAGCTTGAGCAAATCTCAGTTGGCAAAAATGGATTTGGAAGAGCGGGTGTTAGATTGTGTCTTAGCTGCTAAGAGTATCAAGATTAATACCGAGGCTTATCGCCGTCAATTGCAATACATTGGCAAGGTTATGCGCACTGTGGATCCTGAACCTATCCGTTTTGCCATGAACAATGTGCTCAACAAGAATAACAATGAAGCCGCTAAGCAACAGATTTTTGAAAAGCTTAAAGATCGTTTGTTAAGTGGTGGCGACAGTGAAATTCAAGTGTTGTTAGAGCAACATCCGCAGTTAGATAGACAAAAGCTGCGTCAGTTAATTCGCCAAAGCACTAAAGAATTAACTAAGGGTCCAGAATCAAAATCGGTCAAGGAATTGATCAAATATTTACGGACTGAAATACAAGCTTAA
- a CDS encoding Ig-like domain-containing protein codes for MRSISSTKFYWLTFLAIILLSGCNGPSDESGSGSGSGEDNLSISFHTVEQGICGGATNSVSFATGSSICVSAKLNVKDGSNVGQMLNFSSSFAAVTPATKLTNSDGIAQVIITNDDKAQGAGSVTASFTTIAATNLSASANYEFVAAVEDKSRYQLISSINLNGTPVTRIKVGETVQLQALVTDDQNQAVTNAKVTFSAGNASLQPATALTNNAGLAQIPFTPSVNELGASALTASIDHSGQVITKTSLFEVLSNDVVEDSTQIKLGHFADGTFINGTLGTSLPKDSNGNYLLSAIGSFGLTASLVTIDEQGKVTRLQTPTSVSFSSNCSLGGNAKLDTPVTSVAGDAKATFEDTSCSGNTERNDEIIATALIGNQSLTATLPFILARQTLANLSFISAEPKQIRIKGAGGTGSSESSLVTFKVFSANGQPAAQQTVVFSLDTLVGGLSFANGLGSATGISNALGEVSVRVLSGTVPTPVRVTATATDADTGIKISSQSEQLTVNTGLPQQLAFSLSTTTSNPEAGSRDGTKVTITAYAADNFSNPVPDDTSINFTSEGGQIVPSCLTVNGSCSVEWTSSAPRVPDNRITILAYALGHETFFDTNGNNVFDAADGGVIAKACIDAVGNAQTCSGNGMNIETYHSQGFSDLAAPFRDDNENNQYDIGEKYLSLADNGVYPAADGRFNGPQCQGTLCGQGVFSKSYIRKALVMTMSGSDALMTVFSANTIIANPSGQLVTPNLPALAGQSFRVNLTDTSTPAQVLPAGTVVTVTSSLGAISFNGYQVPNTNSAGGTSTNFTLTNNGVPGAAVVTITATTPSSKVTQMNFTVNLQ; via the coding sequence ATGAGAAGTATCTCATCTACCAAATTTTACTGGCTAACTTTCTTGGCAATTATCTTACTGAGTGGTTGTAATGGCCCGAGTGATGAATCTGGTAGTGGTAGTGGTAGTGGTGAAGATAATTTATCTATTAGTTTTCATACCGTAGAGCAGGGAATATGTGGTGGCGCTACCAATTCGGTAAGTTTTGCCACAGGCTCAAGCATTTGTGTTAGCGCTAAGCTTAATGTTAAAGATGGCTCCAACGTGGGCCAAATGCTGAATTTTAGCAGTAGTTTTGCTGCTGTCACTCCCGCCACTAAATTGACCAATAGTGATGGTATCGCCCAAGTGATTATCACTAATGACGATAAAGCCCAAGGGGCTGGCAGCGTGACGGCCAGTTTTACCACAATTGCAGCGACTAATTTAAGCGCGAGCGCTAATTATGAATTTGTGGCGGCGGTTGAGGATAAATCCAGATACCAACTCATTAGCAGTATTAACCTTAATGGCACGCCAGTCACCCGCATCAAAGTGGGTGAAACCGTGCAATTACAAGCGCTAGTGACAGATGACCAAAATCAAGCTGTGACTAATGCTAAAGTGACGTTCAGTGCAGGTAATGCCAGTTTGCAGCCTGCCACTGCGCTCACCAATAACGCTGGCTTAGCGCAAATTCCATTTACCCCAAGCGTAAATGAATTAGGGGCGAGTGCGCTGACCGCAAGCATAGATCATAGCGGCCAAGTCATTACTAAGACCAGCTTATTTGAAGTGCTGAGTAATGATGTGGTTGAAGACAGTACTCAAATTAAGCTCGGCCATTTTGCCGATGGTACATTTATCAATGGTACTTTAGGGACTAGCTTACCTAAAGATAGCAATGGTAATTACCTGTTAAGTGCCATTGGTAGTTTTGGGCTAACAGCCTCGCTAGTGACTATCGATGAGCAAGGCAAAGTCACGCGTTTACAAACTCCAACCTCAGTGAGCTTTAGTTCAAATTGCTCGCTGGGTGGCAATGCCAAATTAGATACTCCGGTCACTAGCGTCGCAGGTGATGCTAAGGCCACCTTTGAAGATACTAGCTGCAGTGGTAACACTGAGCGCAATGATGAGATAATAGCGACTGCCTTAATTGGTAATCAGAGCCTGACAGCAACCTTGCCATTTATCTTAGCGCGCCAAACGTTAGCTAACTTAAGCTTTATCTCCGCTGAACCTAAGCAAATTCGCATTAAAGGCGCTGGCGGTACGGGTAGCAGTGAAAGCTCCTTAGTGACGTTTAAAGTCTTTAGTGCTAATGGTCAGCCTGCCGCGCAGCAAACGGTTGTATTTAGTCTAGATACTCTGGTGGGCGGGTTAAGCTTTGCCAATGGCCTTGGTAGCGCTACTGGCATCAGCAATGCACTGGGCGAAGTCAGTGTGCGGGTATTATCAGGCACAGTGCCAACACCTGTGCGAGTCACGGCAACAGCCACTGATGCTGACACTGGCATAAAAATCAGTAGTCAGTCCGAGCAGTTAACTGTTAATACCGGTTTGCCGCAGCAATTAGCCTTTAGTTTATCCACCACAACCTCAAACCCAGAGGCCGGTTCGCGGGACGGCACTAAAGTCACTATTACTGCCTATGCGGCTGATAATTTTTCCAACCCAGTACCTGATGACACTAGCATCAATTTTACTTCTGAAGGCGGTCAGATTGTACCTAGTTGTTTAACGGTTAATGGCAGCTGCAGCGTTGAGTGGACCTCAAGTGCGCCGCGAGTGCCTGATAATCGCATTACTATTTTGGCTTATGCCTTAGGTCATGAAACCTTTTTTGATACCAATGGTAATAACGTTTTTGATGCTGCCGATGGCGGAGTTATTGCTAAGGCTTGTATTGATGCTGTAGGTAATGCCCAGACTTGCTCGGGTAATGGCATGAATATTGAAACTTATCATAGCCAAGGCTTTAGCGATTTAGCCGCGCCATTTCGTGATGATAATGAAAATAATCAATATGATATTGGTGAGAAGTACTTAAGTTTAGCTGACAATGGTGTCTATCCTGCAGCTGATGGCCGCTTTAACGGCCCTCAGTGCCAAGGTACTCTTTGTGGGCAAGGGGTGTTTAGTAAGAGTTATATTCGCAAAGCGCTAGTGATGACTATGTCAGGTTCAGATGCCTTAATGACAGTGTTCAGTGCTAATACCATTATTGCCAACCCTAGTGGTCAGCTAGTTACCCCTAATCTGCCAGCCTTGGCAGGTCAAAGCTTTAGAGTGAACTTAACTGACACATCAACGCCAGCGCAGGTTTTACCCGCAGGTACAGTGGTTACTGTGACCTCAAGTCTAGGTGCGATTAGTTTTAATGGGTATCAGGTGCCTAATACCAATAGCGCTGGTGGCACTAGCACTAACTTTACCCTCACTAATAATGGCGTTCCAGGTGCTGCGGTAGTCACTATTACGGCAACAACGCCAAGCAGTAAAGTCACGCAAATGAACTTTACTGTGAACTTACAATAG
- a CDS encoding TM2 domain-containing protein, translating to MQTQLCNQCGATIAYSDLTCHQCQCDFSLDALAGIDPSLHLKSQKLTAWFSLLLGGVGAHRFYLGQPLKGSLYLAFCWTLIPSVVGWFDAFKTFTMDPVQFKLKYCRRSHVC from the coding sequence TTGCAAACTCAACTGTGTAATCAGTGTGGCGCCACCATCGCCTATAGCGATTTAACCTGTCATCAATGTCAGTGCGATTTCAGCTTAGATGCACTCGCTGGCATCGACCCAAGCTTGCACCTTAAAAGCCAGAAACTTACCGCTTGGTTTAGTTTATTACTTGGCGGGGTCGGGGCTCATCGCTTCTATCTAGGTCAACCACTCAAAGGCAGTTTGTACCTCGCCTTTTGCTGGACACTAATCCCAAGTGTGGTGGGCTGGTTTGATGCCTTTAAGACCTTCACCATGGATCCGGTACAATTCAAACTAAAATATTGCCGCCGCTCACATGTGTGCTGA
- a CDS encoding sodium:alanine symporter family protein, which translates to MESITQIISTINSWVWGPPMLVLILGVGFFLSLGLKLMPVLKIGYGFKLMWSGRTAESDDAVKGEISPYNALMTSLSATIGTGNIAGVATAIFMGGPGALFWMWCTAMVGMATKYSEAVLAVKYREVDDQGNHVGGPMYYIKNGLGKKWAWLGTLFAIFGALAGFGIGNTVQANSVAEALATSFNVPAWASGTTMMVLVGLVLMGGVKRLADISGKLVPLMTVFYVGAGLGVLFIYADQIPAALVLVIESAFNPVAAQGGFAGAAVWAAIHFGVARGVFSNEAGLGSAAIAHAAAKTKDPVAQGLVAMLGTFIDTIIVCSITGLAIIVTGAWTSGANGAALTSHAFSQALPMGNYIVAISLTVFAFTTILGWSLYSEKCAQYLFGTRVITPFRWLWTLAVPLGAISSLDFIWLLADTLNALMAIPNLIALILLSPVIFGLSREYFKRRKEALAKQSLN; encoded by the coding sequence ATGGAATCTATTACTCAAATAATCAGCACTATTAATAGCTGGGTATGGGGGCCACCCATGCTGGTATTAATTTTAGGGGTGGGGTTCTTTTTATCTTTGGGGCTTAAGTTAATGCCCGTTTTAAAGATAGGTTACGGATTTAAGTTGATGTGGTCAGGCCGTACCGCTGAAAGCGATGATGCTGTAAAAGGCGAGATCAGTCCTTATAACGCCTTGATGACTTCCTTATCGGCCACCATAGGCACAGGTAATATTGCTGGCGTAGCGACCGCTATTTTCATGGGGGGACCGGGCGCATTATTTTGGATGTGGTGCACAGCTATGGTGGGTATGGCCACTAAATACAGTGAAGCGGTACTGGCGGTTAAATATCGTGAAGTCGATGACCAAGGTAACCATGTTGGTGGCCCCATGTATTACATCAAAAATGGCCTAGGTAAAAAGTGGGCGTGGCTAGGAACCCTGTTTGCTATTTTTGGCGCATTGGCCGGTTTTGGCATTGGCAATACTGTGCAAGCTAACTCAGTGGCTGAAGCGCTGGCGACAAGTTTTAATGTTCCTGCTTGGGCGTCCGGTACCACCATGATGGTGTTGGTGGGGTTAGTTCTCATGGGCGGGGTTAAGCGTTTAGCCGATATCTCAGGTAAATTAGTGCCCTTGATGACGGTTTTTTATGTGGGCGCAGGCCTTGGCGTGTTATTTATTTATGCCGATCAAATTCCGGCAGCGTTAGTGTTAGTGATTGAAAGCGCTTTTAATCCAGTAGCTGCTCAAGGCGGTTTTGCCGGCGCTGCCGTATGGGCCGCAATTCATTTTGGGGTTGCACGCGGCGTGTTTTCAAATGAAGCCGGGCTTGGCAGCGCTGCAATTGCGCACGCAGCTGCCAAAACCAAAGATCCAGTGGCTCAAGGGTTAGTCGCCATGCTTGGAACCTTTATCGATACCATCATCGTGTGCTCTATCACGGGGTTAGCCATTATAGTCACGGGGGCGTGGACATCGGGGGCTAATGGCGCTGCGCTCACATCCCATGCCTTCTCCCAAGCTTTGCCTATGGGCAATTATATTGTGGCTATTTCTTTAACTGTCTTTGCTTTTACCACCATTTTGGGCTGGAGTCTTTATAGTGAAAAGTGCGCTCAGTATCTGTTTGGCACACGGGTGATAACGCCCTTTCGATGGTTGTGGACATTAGCTGTACCGCTTGGAGCTATCAGTTCCCTCGATTTTATTTGGTTGCTGGCTGATACCTTAAATGCGCTGATGGCCATCCCGAACTTAATCGCCTTGATTTTATTAAGCCCAGTGATTTTTGGCTTAAGCCGCGAGTATTTTAAACGCCGTAAAGAGGCTTTAGCTAAGCAGTCGCTGAATTGA